From Micromonospora echinospora:
TCTGCCCGGTGCCCCGGGACGAGAAGCTGGCGATGTTGTTGTTGACGTCGTACGCGCCGGCCGAGTAGTTGCTGGCCAGGCTGCCCGGGGAGCCGCTGGTCTGGCAGGACGGGCCGTTGTTGCCGTTGGACCAGACGCCGAAGATGCCGGACGCGGTCCAGGCGTTCGTGACGTCCTCCATGAACGGCTGGTTGGACGGCGCCGTCGTGCCCCACGAGTTGTTGATGATGTTCGGCCGCTTGCTGGCGTCCGGGTTCTGCCCGTTGAGGTCGGTGGGCTCCAGCATCCACTGGCCGGAGGAGATCAGCGCGGCGTCGGTCGGGCAGCACCCGTTCGCGGCGATCCACTTGACCTCGGGGGCGACACCGATCTGGTTGGCCCCGTCGGCGCCGGCCATGGTGCCCATTGTGTGCGTGCCGTGGCCGTCGGAGTCGCACGGCGCGGTGGCGCACTCGTCGGCGGCGTCGAACCAGTTGTAATTGTGGTCGAAGGTGCCGTCGCCGTTGTTGCCCCGGTACGAGTTCACCAGCGCCGGGTGGTTGTACTGGACGCCGCTGTCGATGCTGGCCACCGTGATGCCGGCGCCCTTGACGCCGTACTGGGACCAGACGTCGTCGGCGTTGATGTTCGCGATGCCCCACTCCAGCGCGTTCGCCGACTTCTCGTCGGTGCCCGGGGTGGTCTCGGGGAGCTTGTACTCGACCGGCGCGTACAGCCCGTCCACTTCGGAGTGGGCGGCGAAGTTCTGCGCCATGGTCAGCGAGCCGTCGGTGACCTTGATGGCGTTGGTGGCCCAGAAGCTCTGGTACTTCGTGCCCGAGCGGTCCAGCTCGGCGCGGATCTTGGCCTGGCTCTCCGCGGCGGTCTTCTTCAGCGCCGCCGCGACGGCGGCGCCGCGCTCGTTCCAGTCCTTGGTCGCGGCGGCCTTGCCCAGGTCAGCCTTGCCCGAGAAGTGGATCCAGAAGTCGCCCTCGCTCTTGCCCTGCAGCTGCCGGGTGAGTTCGGGGCGGATCTTGTCGCCGGCCGACGCGCCGGCGCCCGTGCCGGCCTGCGCTCCCGTGCCGGTTGCGGCCAGCGCGGTCGCGGCGAGCACCAGGGCGGCGCCTGCGCTCACCAGCCGCCGGGCCGGGCCCCATCTGTGTGGACGTCTCAGCATCGGTGCTGCCTCCTACTCCGATGACCCGCGGATGATCGAGCCATGGCAGAAGGGCCAGGAGATGTGCTCTCCCGACTGGTCGCACCGGTATTACAAGAACCCCCCAGGCCCCCTAGGCGGCCGTGCGGGTCTGCGCCGGTCACCTGAATGGACACTATGATCGACATGAGGGAACGATCAATGACCGTACGTGAGCAACATGTCACCAACAGGCCCCCGGATCGGATGGCTTGTTGACAGTTTTTGTCACGGTGGGGCGCGGTGACGACTGACGGCACGAACGCGGCGAACTCCGGCACCGAGCCGCCGGAGCGGCCCTTCTCGCTCGTCATCGGAGTGACCTCGTCCCCGGCCGAGCGGCTGCGGCTGACCGAGCTGCTCGACGGCGTCGCGCCCCTGTTGATGGTCGCCGATCTGGACGAGCTGCGCGAGTTGATCACGGCGGACACGCCGGCCCAGGCCGACGCGCCGGCCCCGCGGGACGCGCCGCGGTCGCCCGTACCCGGGGAGGAGCCCGCGCCGGACGGCGCCCTGGTGATCGACGCGACCCGCTCCACCGCCCGGTGGGGCGACCGCGCGATCCCCCTGACCCGGCTGGAGCGTGACCTGCTGACCTGCCTGACCACCGAGCCGGTACGGGTGTGGAGCTACGCCGAGCTGCACCGGGCGGTCTGGCGCGACGCGCCGACGCACGGCCGGGCCGACGTGCAGTCCCTGGTGAAGCGGTTGCGACGCAAGCTCGACGAGCTGGGCACCGGCGTCACCATCGCGGCGGTACGCGGTGTCGGCCTGCGGCTGACCGACCACCGTCACCCCCGGGTGCGGGGCGACTGACCGCCGCGGCGGCCGGACGGCGGCGCGGGTGACCCGATCGGAGGAGCAGGGCTGCCGGTGTGGCCGGAATTGATGGCGACCGGTCGATTACCGGTGCGGCACGTATCGCGAGATGTCTTTGCCTCCTACGGTGGCGTCCGGCACGCGGACGGAGGGACCCGGGAATCACCCGAGGGCGGCCGTCCCGGCGGACAGGGAGAGTTGTCTCGATGCGAGTTTGGAGTCGCGCGGTGGCGGTGCTCGCCGCCGGCGCGGTCGTGGTGGTGGGCGTACCGGCGCTCGCCGGCACCGTCGTCGTGCGAGACGCCGGCGCAGCCGGCCGGACCGGCGCCCAGGCGACCGGGAGCAGCGCCGCGCTCGGCGCCGCGCGCACCACTGCCACCCGGGCACTGGTTACCCCCGGGGACACCCGGCTGATGCCGACCACGCCCCGCACCGACACGCCGCGGATCACCAACGGCGAGATCACCGACATCGAGGTGATCGGCAACCGGGTCTTCGTCGCCGGCACGTTCACCTCGATCGCGAACGTCGGCGGCACCGCGATCGCACAGAAGTCCCTCGCGTCGTACAACCTGGACACCGGCAAGGTGGACACCGCCTTCAAGCCGACGATCGACGGCGCGGTCACCGCTGTGGAGGCGTCGCCGGACGGCACGTCGCTCTACATCGCCGGCACCTTCAACACGATCAACGGGGTCACCAAGCGCAAGATCGCCCGGCTGAACCCGGCCACCGGCGCGCCGGTCGCCGCGTTCACCGCCACCGCCAACGCGCGGGCCACCGCGCTCGCAGTGAGCGCCAACGCCGTCTACGTCGGCGGCCAGTTCGCCACCGTCAACGGGGTCAGCCGCAGCGGCCTGGCCGCGCTCAACCCCACCACCGGCGCCGTCGACACCGGCTTCAACCTGCCGCTCACCGGCGGCATCGGCGTCGGCGGCATGCTCACCGTGCAGCAGCTCAAGCTCACCCACGACCGCAGCAAGCTGCTGGTCGTGCACACCGGCCGCCAGATCGCCGGCCAGGACCGCTACGGCGTGGCCCTGATCGGTACGGCGAGCAAGGCGCTGCTGCCCTGGCGTACCCGGCTGTGGGAGGACAACCTCTCCTTCGTCGGCGGCATCCAGCGCGTCTTCGCCGGCGACATCGCGCCCGACGACTCGTACTTCGTCGTCACCAGCGGCTCCGGCGGCGACCGCCCGCCGATCAACGACACCGCCATCGCGTACCCGCTGACCGGAAACGACAACGTCGAGCCACTCTGGATCTCCCGGCACTTCGACAGCATCTACTCGGTGGCGATCACCGACACCGCCGTCTACGTCGGCGGGCACTTCAGCTGGCAGGAGTCGCCCACCTCGAACGTGCCGTGGCCCGGCCTGGACAACGTCGGCTACGGCACCGGCCAGGGGCTCAGCGGCTACGGCCTCGGCGACCAGGTGGTCCGCCGCGACCACCTCGGCGCGCTGGACCCGCTCACCGGCACCGCGCTGGAGTGGAACCCCGGCTCCAACTCGTACGAGGGCGAGAAGGCGATGCTCGCCACCTCGCGCGGCCTGCTCGTCGGCGGTGACGGCAACGTCAAGGGCGGCAAGACCACCGGCCGGGTGGCCTTCTTCGACCTCTCCGAGCAGCCCGCGCCGGCTCCGCTGGACACCACTGTCACCACGCCGATCGAGGGCGCGGTGAAGCCGGCCGGCGAGTCGTTCACCATCAGCGGCCAGGCGCTCGCCCCGGCCGGAGTGGCCCGCGTCCAGCTGGAGATCCAGGACCGCAACAGCGGCAGGTACCTCCAGGCCGACCTGACCACCTGGGGCGCGTTCAAGGCGATCAACACGACGGTGGCCGCGCCGAACGCCACCTCCACCACGTGGAGCCTGCCGGTGACGCTGCCGGCCGGCGTCTACCAGTTGCAGGCCAAGACGTTCGACCGCAACGGCGCCGGCGACACCACAAAGGCGGTCAAGAAGATCGAGACGTTCCGCTTCGACGACCTGCCGCCGTCGACCCGGATCAGCTCACCGTCGGCCGGCCTGCTCGCCACGCAGACGTTCGTGGCCTCCGGCACCGCCACCGACGACAAGGGCGTCAACTCGCTGATCTACTCGTTCCGCACGGCGGACAACAGGTACCTCCAGGACGACGGCACCGTCGCCGCCGTCTACAACACCTTCCGCGGCGAGCCGGACGTGATCGGCGCGACGTCCGCCACCTGGCAGTACGAGGTCACGCTGCCGATCGAGGGGCAGTGGAAGATGACCGCCACCGCCGTCGACACGACCGGGCAGAGCGACCTGCGCGGTGACACCCGCGACTGGACCGTCTCCGCCAACGGCGTACCGCCGACAGTGGCGATCACCTCGCCGGTGGCGATGACCCCGCCGGGCAACCCGGCGCCGCTCACCGTCGCACCGGGCGGCACGATCACGTTCGCCGGTACGGCGAGCGACGACGACGCCCTCAAGTCGGTCGAGATCTACCTGCGTAACAACACCACCCGCGAGGCGCTCGCCACCGACGGCACCTGGGGCGCCGACTCGGTCGCCGGCTACCACCGGATCTCCCCGACCAACCTCGACGCGGCGACGTTCGACTGGTCGTTCACCACGGTGCCGCTCACCCCCGGCGTCTACGACTTCCGGGTACGGGCGACCGACAAGCTCGGCCTGACCACGTCCAGCAACAACATGGGCCGGCTCACGGTCACCGCCCAGGTGCCCGGCGACGCCTTCCCGAACGGGCTGCTCAGCTTCACCGGCACCAACCAGGACATCGACCGGCTGCACCTGGACCTGACCGGCACCGCCACCGACGACAAGGGCGTACGGGCGGTCCGGATCGCGCTGCGCGACCTGGACACCGGCCGGTACGTGCAGCCCAACGGCACCATGGCCGCCGCGTTCGCCACAGTCGACGCGACGCTCGCTTCGCCCGGCGCGACCAGCACCGGGTTCACGCTCTCGATCGACCTGCCCACCCGGGGCACCTACAGCGTCGAGGCGTGGGCCGTGGACACCGCGGGCCAGCAGGACAACTCGACAAGCGGCGCGACCGCCCGTTACCTGGTCTACCCCGGTGACACCGACCCGACGCTGGAGCCGAGCATCACGCCGGTCGAGGGACAGGCGTACACCGGTGGCCGGATCGTGATCACCGGCCGGGCCGTGGACGACGGCGGGATGCAGAAGGTCGAGGTGCAGATCGGCAACAGCGCCGGGCAGGGCATGAACTCCGCCGGCACGTTCGGCCGGGCAGGCGCGCCGAGCAACTGGCCGTGGATCGCCACGTTCCTCACCAGCCCGGGCTCGCCGGGGTCGAACTTCGCGTACACGTCGCCGGTGATCCCGGCCGGCACGTACACGGTGACGATCCGCGGCATGGACAACCGCGGGCAGTACCAGCAGCCGCCCCGGACCGTCACGGTGACCGTCACCGACTGATCGGGCCGCCTCGCGGGCCGGTCCGCGCCGGGTCTCCCGGCGCCGGGCCGGCCCGCGCCCGTTCTCAGGGCCGGATCAGGCACATCCCGGCGACGGCCGGCCGGTCCATCGTCGCCAGCGCCTCCGGCGCGGCGGCCAGGTCGACGGTGCGGGTGACCAGCTCGGCGGGGCGCAGCACCCCGGCGGTGACCAGCCGCAGCATCTCCGGGTACGCGTGGGCCGGCATGCCGTGGCTGCCGAGCAGCTCCAGCTCGTACGCGATCACCAGGTCCATCGGCAGCGCCGGGCGGCCCTGCGCGGCGGGCAGCAGCCCGACCTGCACGTGCCGGCCGCGCCGGCGCAGGCCCTCGATCGACGCCACGCAGGTGGCGTGAGCGCCCAGCGCGTCCAGCGACAGGTGCGCGCCCTCGCCGGTGGCGTCCCGGATCGCGGCGGCCACCTCGCCCGGCCCGCCCAGCGCGCTCGCGTCCACACAGACGGCGGCGCCGCAGCGGCGGGCCATCTCCAGCGCGGCGGGAGACACGTCCACCGCCACCACCCGCGCCCCGCTCGCCGCCGCGATCATCACGGCGGACAGGCCGACGCCGCCGCAGCCGTGCACCGCCACCCATTCGCCGGCGGCCACTCGGCCCTGCGCGGTCACGGCCCGGAACGCGGTGGCGAACCGGCAGCCGAGCGCGGCGGCGGCCGGCTCGTCCAGCTCGTCCGGCAGCCGGACCAGATTGACGTCGGCGTGCCGCACCGCGACCAGCTCGGCGAACGAGCCCCACCCGGTGAAGCCCGGCTGGGTCTGCCGCTCGCAGACCTGCTGGTCGCCCGCCAGGCACGAGGGGCACCGCCCGCAGGCGCAGACGAACGGCGCGGTCACCCGGTCACCGGGCCGCCAGCCGCGTACGTCCGCGCCGGCCGCCACGACGACGCCGGCGAACTCGTGCCCCGGCACGTGCGGCAGGCGGATGTCCGGGTCGTGGCCCTGCCAGCCGTGCCAGTCGCTGCGGCACAGCCCTGTCGCACCGACCTGGACGACCACCCCGTCCGGCGCCGGCGCCGGGTCGTCCACCTCCCGGACCTCCGGCCGCACCCCGAACCGCTCGAACACCACAGCACGCATGCCCCCGATCCTCACACCCACCCCACCCGCCCTCGGCCCCGCCCTCCGCCCCTCCCGCCCTCCGCCCCGCCCTCCGTGCCTCCCGCCCTCGCCCGCTCTCCGCGATCTTGCACTCGCGGCCCTGTCGATGTCGTGAATGTCCCATCCGACCGGGCAGAAAGTGCAAGATCGCCGGCGAGGGAGCCGGTGCCCGCCTCGCCTGCCCGTCCCAGGCGTGTCATGTCTCCCATGAGCTGAGATTCGCGGTCCATATCCCGGGAGCTGTCGTAGATCTTGGTGCGAAAGTGCCCTTATAGGGGCCGTTTCGTACCAAGATCTACGGGCAGCTCGGGCAGCTCGGGCAGCTCGGGCAGCTCGGGCAGCTCGGGCAGCTCGGGCAGCTCGGGCCGCCGGGACGGGGGAGGGTGCGCGGGGCGGCTCGGAGCAGCGAATCAAGGAGTTCGGGGCGGGTTCGGCTCTCACGCCTCGCCCTCTGACGTCGGTGATCAAGGAGTTCGTGTCCTCACCAGCGCGGTGTCAGCCCGCAAACTCCTTGATCATCGGGTGAGAAGGGGAGAGGTGAGGCGGCTCGGGAGGGCTACAGGCGGTGGCCCTGGGGGTCTCGGGCGGTGATGCCGTCGAGCGGGGTTCCCGGGGTGAGGGTCTTCGGGTCGAACCAGAAGATCACCACCTGGGGGTCCTCGCTCCACCTGGCCAGCTTCGCCTCGACCTGCCGGCCGTCGACTGTCCCGACGATGCGTGCCGCCGGGCCGACGAAGTAGCCGAACGTCGGTACCGACGTGTCGGTGGGCACCCGCTGCTGGTCGTACCCGATCTCGTGGAACCCGGCCCGGCGGTCGCTGCCGTACACGTCGTTGACAAGGAAGTCGGAGGTCAGGCGGCCGTCCGGCGCGCGCCGTCCGGCGACCAGGCCGATCGTCACGCGGGGCAGCCCCGGCACGTCGACCGGGACGACGAAGAAGACGCGTTCGTCGGAGCCGTACCGGATGCCGCTGTCCACGACGGTCCCGAGCGGTCGCGGCGGCGGCTCCGTCGGGGTCGGCGCGGCGGTCGGCGAGGGCGGGGGAGTGGCGGCGGACGCGGTGGCGACCGGCTCGCC
This genomic window contains:
- a CDS encoding Ig-like domain-containing protein; the encoded protein is MRVWSRAVAVLAAGAVVVVGVPALAGTVVVRDAGAAGRTGAQATGSSAALGAARTTATRALVTPGDTRLMPTTPRTDTPRITNGEITDIEVIGNRVFVAGTFTSIANVGGTAIAQKSLASYNLDTGKVDTAFKPTIDGAVTAVEASPDGTSLYIAGTFNTINGVTKRKIARLNPATGAPVAAFTATANARATALAVSANAVYVGGQFATVNGVSRSGLAALNPTTGAVDTGFNLPLTGGIGVGGMLTVQQLKLTHDRSKLLVVHTGRQIAGQDRYGVALIGTASKALLPWRTRLWEDNLSFVGGIQRVFAGDIAPDDSYFVVTSGSGGDRPPINDTAIAYPLTGNDNVEPLWISRHFDSIYSVAITDTAVYVGGHFSWQESPTSNVPWPGLDNVGYGTGQGLSGYGLGDQVVRRDHLGALDPLTGTALEWNPGSNSYEGEKAMLATSRGLLVGGDGNVKGGKTTGRVAFFDLSEQPAPAPLDTTVTTPIEGAVKPAGESFTISGQALAPAGVARVQLEIQDRNSGRYLQADLTTWGAFKAINTTVAAPNATSTTWSLPVTLPAGVYQLQAKTFDRNGAGDTTKAVKKIETFRFDDLPPSTRISSPSAGLLATQTFVASGTATDDKGVNSLIYSFRTADNRYLQDDGTVAAVYNTFRGEPDVIGATSATWQYEVTLPIEGQWKMTATAVDTTGQSDLRGDTRDWTVSANGVPPTVAITSPVAMTPPGNPAPLTVAPGGTITFAGTASDDDALKSVEIYLRNNTTREALATDGTWGADSVAGYHRISPTNLDAATFDWSFTTVPLTPGVYDFRVRATDKLGLTTSSNNMGRLTVTAQVPGDAFPNGLLSFTGTNQDIDRLHLDLTGTATDDKGVRAVRIALRDLDTGRYVQPNGTMAAAFATVDATLASPGATSTGFTLSIDLPTRGTYSVEAWAVDTAGQQDNSTSGATARYLVYPGDTDPTLEPSITPVEGQAYTGGRIVITGRAVDDGGMQKVEVQIGNSAGQGMNSAGTFGRAGAPSNWPWIATFLTSPGSPGSNFAYTSPVIPAGTYTVTIRGMDNRGQYQQPPRTVTVTVTD
- a CDS encoding zinc-dependent alcohol dehydrogenase family protein, giving the protein MRAVVFERFGVRPEVREVDDPAPAPDGVVVQVGATGLCRSDWHGWQGHDPDIRLPHVPGHEFAGVVVAAGADVRGWRPGDRVTAPFVCACGRCPSCLAGDQQVCERQTQPGFTGWGSFAELVAVRHADVNLVRLPDELDEPAAAALGCRFATAFRAVTAQGRVAAGEWVAVHGCGGVGLSAVMIAAASGARVVAVDVSPAALEMARRCGAAVCVDASALGGPGEVAAAIRDATGEGAHLSLDALGAHATCVASIEGLRRRGRHVQVGLLPAAQGRPALPMDLVIAYELELLGSHGMPAHAYPEMLRLVTAGVLRPAELVTRTVDLAAAPEALATMDRPAVAGMCLIRP
- a CDS encoding winged helix-turn-helix domain-containing protein — protein: MTTDGTNAANSGTEPPERPFSLVIGVTSSPAERLRLTELLDGVAPLLMVADLDELRELITADTPAQADAPAPRDAPRSPVPGEEPAPDGALVIDATRSTARWGDRAIPLTRLERDLLTCLTTEPVRVWSYAELHRAVWRDAPTHGRADVQSLVKRLRRKLDELGTGVTIAAVRGVGLRLTDHRHPRVRGD